In Neisseria dentiae, one DNA window encodes the following:
- the ribF gene encoding bifunctional riboflavin kinase/FAD synthetase codes for MKIWFGRRISPDFPHGSAVTIGNFDGVHLGHRHILQRLKQEARSRGLPVVVVVFEPQPQEFFARKSGRGLPYRISPLRSKLQLLRETGCVDAVWVLRFNQAFADMGAQTFIDSLLRETLNTKYLLIGDDFRFGAGREGSFELLQNQPGMVTERTPSVLVENIRASSTAVRKALSDGQLEHACKLLGHDYTLSGHVKHGTKLGRTIGCPTANVQLPQHHYPLGGVFVVEAEGSFGKRRGVASFGFNPSVSKSRRQKLEVHLFDFQGNLYGQRLTVRFLHKLRDEKKFDNIEDLKHQIWADMDAAKNWVKA; via the coding sequence ATGAAAATCTGGTTCGGTCGGCGCATCAGCCCCGACTTTCCCCACGGCAGCGCCGTTACCATCGGCAACTTCGACGGCGTCCACCTCGGCCACCGCCATATTCTGCAACGGCTCAAGCAAGAAGCCCGCAGCCGCGGCCTGCCTGTGGTGGTAGTGGTTTTCGAGCCGCAGCCGCAAGAATTTTTCGCCCGCAAAAGCGGCCGCGGGCTGCCTTACCGTATTTCGCCCCTGCGCAGCAAACTGCAACTTTTAAGGGAAACCGGCTGTGTTGATGCGGTGTGGGTGCTGCGCTTCAACCAAGCCTTTGCCGATATGGGTGCGCAAACCTTTATCGACAGCCTCTTGCGCGAAACCCTCAACACCAAATACCTGCTGATCGGCGACGATTTCCGTTTCGGCGCCGGCCGCGAAGGCAGCTTCGAGCTGCTGCAAAACCAACCCGGCATGGTAACTGAGCGCACGCCCTCGGTGCTGGTGGAAAACATCCGCGCCAGCAGCACTGCCGTGCGCAAAGCCCTTTCAGACGGCCAATTGGAACACGCCTGCAAACTGCTCGGCCACGACTACACGCTCAGCGGCCATGTCAAGCACGGCACCAAGCTCGGCCGCACCATAGGCTGCCCCACCGCCAACGTGCAGCTTCCGCAGCACCACTACCCCTTGGGCGGCGTGTTTGTGGTGGAGGCCGAAGGCAGCTTCGGCAAACGGCGGGGAGTGGCCAGTTTCGGTTTCAACCCCAGCGTATCGAAGTCGCGCCGCCAAAAGCTGGAAGTGCATCTTTTTGATTTTCAAGGAAACCTTTACGGCCAACGTTTGACCGTGCGCTTTCTGCACAAACTGCGCGACGAAAAAAAATTCGACAATATCGAAGATTTGAAACACCAGATTTGGGCAGATATGGATGCGGCGAAAAACTGGGTGAAGGCTTAG